From a region of the Leptospira kmetyi serovar Malaysia str. Bejo-Iso9 genome:
- a CDS encoding DUF1564 family protein encodes MIENRLKDFTEFKGKSKKDTGPSDLLVPMHLESFVRKQIKKHKNLKNYFHYLLFKFQKRNLFSKFQDSAFRKTLYQSKNQQLIRYSFRPDYQDWYEAKFAGFYFGISICRFFSRLVDLDKEEDFQFKNLQDGLFKLGREDERPLHFYFTIFSNRKLILKKLMRGKNFELNSA; translated from the coding sequence ATGATCGAGAATCGTTTAAAAGATTTTACTGAGTTCAAGGGAAAATCGAAAAAAGATACGGGACCTTCCGATCTATTAGTCCCAATGCATTTAGAGAGTTTCGTTCGGAAACAGATCAAGAAACACAAAAATTTAAAGAATTACTTTCACTACTTGTTATTTAAATTCCAAAAAAGAAATCTATTCTCTAAATTTCAAGATTCTGCATTTAGAAAAACTCTATACCAATCAAAGAATCAACAGCTAATTCGATATTCGTTCCGTCCCGATTATCAGGATTGGTACGAAGCGAAATTTGCCGGCTTTTATTTCGGGATATCGATTTGCAGATTTTTTTCTCGATTGGTGGATTTAGACAAAGAAGAAGATTTTCAATTTAAGAATCTTCAAGATGGACTTTTTAAATTGGGCAGGGAGGACGAGCGACCCTTGCACTTTTATTTTACGATCTTTTCGAATCGGAAATTAATTTTAAAAAAATTGATGCGAGGAAAAAATTTCGAGTTGAATAGCGCATAA
- a CDS encoding PilZ domain-containing protein yields MAVGRSDSLQELITILETMFGETIIGTDINLVKHLFYYLKADDVEFPFDYDGQRFFAVIEDIAETSVNLRIPGATQGLTLRAKISFEIMNILYQFEVVILEFLEDSILQIRIPSELQAASFRKNVRVAVDDLFMNYVILFRSLSGGGREIGRNIQVEQRFNNLMREIKKDNPDLRLINIMISEYISTVSKEYEVVFFSKEKEESFLQSFIKRHDRPVYIPDTSLIINYIRENEDESSGSGVDNYREEYIRMVLENGQDYADKFFRELQKKEIREFVISYLVLPIRLFNDVVGYIRVYTSAMDRYSITPSQVGYLIELSEIFSYSMTKIFIREDNYRNTKAGTRVVDISINGLLFEIEEERIFQYLKKHNIIKIFIPVSERVLILRGEVVRYIVVEEGKYHLGVNFFDSNPDDMLILQKYIFMKTRKVLSE; encoded by the coding sequence ATGGCAGTCGGAAGATCGGACAGTTTACAGGAACTTATCACAATTCTCGAAACCATGTTCGGGGAAACGATCATAGGAACCGACATCAATCTCGTAAAACATCTATTCTATTATCTCAAAGCCGACGACGTGGAGTTCCCTTTTGATTACGACGGGCAAAGATTCTTTGCGGTGATCGAAGACATCGCCGAAACGAGCGTAAATCTGCGAATCCCGGGAGCGACACAGGGCCTAACGCTCAGAGCGAAAATCAGTTTCGAAATCATGAATATACTCTATCAGTTCGAGGTCGTAATTCTCGAATTTTTAGAGGACTCGATCCTGCAAATCCGCATCCCGTCGGAACTACAAGCCGCATCCTTTCGGAAAAACGTCCGTGTCGCCGTGGACGATCTTTTTATGAATTACGTGATTCTTTTTAGATCCTTATCCGGGGGAGGCCGGGAAATCGGAAGAAATATCCAGGTCGAACAGAGATTCAACAATCTCATGCGGGAAATCAAAAAGGACAATCCGGATCTAAGACTGATTAATATTATGATTTCCGAATATATCTCGACCGTGTCCAAGGAATACGAGGTGGTATTTTTCTCCAAGGAAAAGGAGGAATCCTTTCTCCAATCGTTTATCAAAAGACACGATCGACCGGTTTATATTCCAGACACGTCCCTGATCATCAACTATATCCGTGAAAACGAGGATGAAAGTTCCGGCTCCGGAGTGGATAACTATAGGGAAGAATACATCCGAATGGTTCTCGAAAACGGACAGGACTATGCGGATAAATTCTTTCGGGAACTTCAAAAGAAGGAAATTCGCGAATTCGTCATTTCGTATCTCGTACTTCCGATCCGCTTGTTCAACGACGTTGTCGGATATATCCGCGTTTACACCTCGGCCATGGATCGATATTCGATCACACCTTCCCAGGTGGGTTATCTGATCGAACTCTCCGAGATTTTCAGTTATTCGATGACGAAAATCTTCATCCGAGAGGACAACTACAGAAATACGAAAGCCGGAACGAGAGTCGTCGATATCAGTATCAACGGGCTTTTATTCGAAATCGAAGAGGAAAGGATCTTTCAATATTTAAAAAAACATAATATTATAAAAATATTTATTCCCGTTTCGGAAAGGGTTTTGATCCTTCGGGGGGAAGTCGTTCGATACATCGTGGTCGAAGAGGGGAAATACCATCTCGGTGTGAACTTTTTCGATTCCAATCCGGACGATATGTTGATTCTTCAGAAATATATCTTTATGAAAACCAGAAAGGTTCTTTCCGAATAG
- a CDS encoding histone deacetylase family protein: MATGFIFSEDFISHNANPKIPHFENSDRILACLNKLTQTSYFGSLYSPKLKDVDPTFYKEIHSRNHLQRIEDSKNKRGYFDSDTPFTENSWLAAYSAANSGITLADALISGKIKNGFSLLRPPGHHAEHNRIMGFCMLNNVAIAARYLQKNGFKKIFIIDWDVHHGNGTQEIFYRDPNVFYLSIHQFPFYPMTGHSEEIGYGDGVGTTKNIPMQTDSGDQSYIQKFKEIVIPTMEHVEPNIILISAGFDAHKEDPLGGMNITTNGFEQLSHIVLESADKICQGNVLSFLEGGYNLKALAESVEAHIAVLKSFS; encoded by the coding sequence GTGGCAACAGGCTTTATATTCTCTGAGGATTTTATTTCCCATAATGCAAACCCGAAAATCCCGCATTTCGAGAATTCCGATCGAATTCTTGCCTGTCTTAATAAACTAACGCAAACAAGTTATTTCGGCTCTTTGTATTCTCCAAAGCTGAAAGACGTTGATCCGACATTTTATAAAGAAATTCACTCAAGGAACCATCTTCAAAGAATAGAAGATTCAAAAAACAAGAGAGGTTATTTTGACTCTGACACTCCTTTTACGGAGAATTCTTGGTTAGCGGCTTATTCGGCTGCAAATTCAGGAATCACTTTAGCCGATGCATTGATTTCAGGCAAAATAAAGAATGGATTCTCTCTTTTAAGACCCCCTGGGCATCATGCCGAACACAATCGCATCATGGGTTTTTGTATGTTGAATAACGTAGCTATCGCGGCTCGATATTTACAAAAGAATGGATTCAAGAAAATCTTTATTATCGATTGGGATGTTCACCATGGTAACGGAACTCAGGAAATTTTCTACAGGGATCCAAATGTTTTTTATCTTTCCATTCATCAATTTCCATTCTATCCGATGACAGGCCATTCAGAAGAGATTGGGTATGGGGATGGCGTAGGAACTACTAAAAATATTCCGATGCAGACAGATTCAGGCGATCAATCTTATATTCAAAAATTTAAAGAAATTGTGATTCCGACAATGGAACACGTTGAGCCAAACATTATTCTAATTTCAGCCGGCTTCGACGCGCATAAGGAGGACCCCTTAGGTGGAATGAATATCACAACAAATGGCTTTGAACAACTTTCTCATATCGTTCTCGAAAGTGCGGATAAAATTTGCCAAGGGAACGTTTTGTCTTTTTTAGAAGGGGGTTACAACCTTAAGGCGTTAGCAGAATCGGTGGAAGCGCACATAGCCGTCTTAAAATCTTTTTCCTAA
- a CDS encoding enoyl-CoA hydratase/isomerase family protein, protein MGLIDQDTIDLGSGSKILTLSLNNPETRNSMTREMGLEFKKIIDGLIEAPEKNKPRVVILTGKNGIFSAGGNFELLKSFSTRDYETNKKTMFEFYNLFLSVRRLDIPVICAANGHAIGAGFSLAFACDIRVFSNESKYQFNFVKLGIHPGMGSSYIVKELFGTHIANRLLFLAETLNGEEAFRLGLCNDSVPQKEVLGRATEMAIALSESAPLALSELKKNTYDKEKLEAALRKEAESQARNFISSDFKETIKAIEQKRKPVFKGI, encoded by the coding sequence ATGGGATTAATCGACCAAGACACAATCGATCTAGGATCAGGAAGTAAGATTCTAACCTTAAGTTTAAACAACCCTGAAACCAGAAATTCAATGACCCGAGAAATGGGCTTAGAATTTAAAAAGATTATAGACGGGTTGATTGAAGCGCCCGAAAAAAACAAACCAAGAGTTGTCATTTTAACCGGGAAAAATGGCATATTCTCAGCCGGTGGAAATTTCGAACTACTCAAATCATTTTCAACTAGAGATTATGAAACGAACAAAAAAACTATGTTCGAATTTTATAATCTATTCTTATCGGTTAGACGATTAGACATTCCGGTAATTTGTGCTGCGAACGGGCATGCCATCGGGGCCGGATTCTCGCTCGCCTTTGCCTGCGATATAAGAGTATTCTCAAACGAATCCAAATACCAATTCAATTTTGTGAAGCTCGGAATTCATCCCGGAATGGGTTCAAGTTATATCGTGAAAGAATTGTTCGGAACTCATATTGCGAATCGACTTCTATTCTTAGCCGAAACCTTAAATGGAGAAGAGGCGTTCCGACTTGGACTTTGCAATGATTCCGTTCCTCAGAAAGAAGTTTTAGGAAGAGCAACGGAAATGGCGATCGCACTTTCGGAAAGCGCTCCTTTAGCGCTCAGCGAATTAAAAAAGAATACTTACGACAAAGAAAAGTTGGAAGCCGCCCTTAGAAAAGAAGCGGAATCGCAAGCCCGCAACTTTATCTCATCGGATTTCAAGGAAACGATAAAGGCGATCGAGCAAAAAAGAAAACCGGTATTCAAAGGAATTTAA
- a CDS encoding methylglyoxal synthase — protein sequence MKEVSVPATKRIALVAHDNRKEDLVAWVKTHREILSRHHLFGTGTTGKLINEEAELPVYRFLSGPLGGDQQIGAKIAEGDLDIVIFFWDPLTAQPHDPDVKALLRIAVLYNIPMACNRSTADYMISSPQFTSAYKKVLLDYDSKIRRD from the coding sequence ATGAAAGAAGTTTCGGTTCCCGCGACGAAAAGAATCGCACTCGTCGCGCACGACAATCGCAAGGAAGACCTGGTGGCTTGGGTCAAAACACATCGGGAAATCCTATCCAGACATCATCTATTCGGCACGGGCACGACCGGGAAATTGATAAACGAAGAGGCGGAACTTCCGGTTTATAGATTTCTTTCCGGACCGCTCGGAGGGGATCAACAGATCGGAGCGAAAATCGCGGAAGGGGATCTGGATATCGTGATCTTCTTCTGGGATCCGCTCACCGCGCAACCCCACGACCCGGACGTAAAAGCCCTTTTAAGAATAGCAGTACTTTATAATATTCCAATGGCTTGCAACCGTTCCACCGCGGATTATATGATCAGTTCTCCGCAGTTTACGAGCGCGTATAAAAAAGTTCTTTTGGATTACGATTCGAAAATCCGAAGAGATTGA
- a CDS encoding tetratricopeptide repeat protein, whose amino-acid sequence MRFDFLKRHSVFLIILFLFVDPISSQETIRKIQEGESFLKDRNYAAAYQSFTDAYRSNSMSVRSLLGLAEAAKHIHKYNESFEAYTKALALEPENKTAIKGAALAYIRKKEYQNSLNLLKSSLETDPFDPVLAPVQIQILLEMGNYESALKKLEASRSKFQSSKEVQILEAKVNGKTGNFSKAYHLWNTILSNSSDDPDLFFSMASLLIDWSEKNSSQDRRQKLEIASEKLERAISLYPDFEEAIDSLVRIRIWQGDFSSAASLSKKLVSLYPQNPSYLYLKAFAEEKEANKDSSTKGALKNDLTEILKLDDLDSVSRQKAESVALGHFPENNSFRRKLGEYRMQRFRSSKNSLLYDMASHHLSSARELIPGQPEVQFQTLSEYKRNGFFPRYLNLLLFLRKKYPENEKYQYEIENLLSSMKQSIAYKEGMVEITGDNLLENYGRTPPVLLLFDLSDKSYLGDYPDLALLVSSSVRKNLSLSPTIALSNVLESARANPASFDLNPEAYTGILPFTESTFLKIKDSSKNGIKPRFLVYGSLKYENHSLNIDWTIKDSKYEKILATFRVFAKGRDFIPEASARSVAKILAAIPPSGSVLKVKDEDIIVNAGTLDGLKKGSKIQIYNTSGKSGEATIEETDYFLSRAVPDNGINGLKTISEGDRVIWKR is encoded by the coding sequence ATGAGATTCGATTTTTTAAAAAGACATTCCGTTTTTCTAATTATTCTATTCTTGTTTGTGGATCCGATTTCTTCACAGGAAACGATTCGAAAAATCCAGGAAGGAGAATCCTTTCTCAAAGATAGGAACTACGCCGCGGCGTATCAATCCTTTACGGACGCGTATCGATCCAATTCCATGTCCGTTCGATCCTTATTGGGACTTGCTGAAGCCGCGAAACACATTCACAAATACAACGAATCCTTCGAAGCCTACACCAAAGCGCTCGCTTTGGAGCCGGAAAACAAAACTGCGATCAAAGGCGCGGCCTTAGCGTATATTCGTAAAAAAGAATATCAGAATTCTCTAAACCTCTTAAAATCTTCTTTGGAAACCGATCCGTTCGATCCGGTGTTGGCTCCGGTTCAGATTCAAATTCTTTTAGAAATGGGAAATTACGAATCGGCCCTCAAAAAACTGGAAGCGTCCCGATCCAAATTCCAAAGCTCCAAAGAAGTTCAGATCCTGGAAGCGAAGGTAAACGGAAAGACCGGAAATTTTTCCAAGGCATATCATCTTTGGAACACGATCCTTTCCAATTCTTCGGACGATCCCGATTTGTTTTTCAGTATGGCGTCCTTATTGATCGATTGGTCCGAAAAAAATTCCTCTCAAGACAGAAGACAAAAGTTGGAAATCGCTTCCGAAAAATTGGAAAGGGCTATTTCCTTATATCCCGACTTCGAAGAAGCGATCGATTCTCTGGTAAGAATCCGAATCTGGCAAGGTGACTTTTCCTCCGCGGCTTCTCTTTCCAAAAAACTCGTTTCTTTGTATCCTCAAAATCCTTCCTATCTCTATCTGAAAGCGTTCGCGGAAGAAAAAGAAGCGAACAAGGATTCTTCCACAAAAGGAGCTCTGAAAAACGATCTCACCGAAATATTAAAATTAGACGATTTAGATTCCGTATCGAGACAAAAGGCCGAGTCGGTCGCGCTCGGTCATTTCCCGGAAAATAATTCTTTCCGAAGAAAACTCGGAGAATATAGAATGCAACGTTTTCGTTCTTCGAAAAATTCTCTTCTGTATGATATGGCTTCGCATCATCTTTCTTCCGCAAGAGAATTGATTCCGGGTCAACCCGAGGTTCAGTTTCAAACGTTATCCGAATACAAACGAAACGGATTCTTTCCCCGCTATTTGAATCTGCTTTTGTTTCTGAGAAAAAAATATCCGGAAAACGAAAAGTATCAATATGAAATCGAAAACCTTCTCAGTTCGATGAAACAATCGATCGCATACAAAGAAGGGATGGTCGAAATCACCGGCGATAATCTTTTGGAAAACTACGGAAGAACCCCACCCGTTCTTTTGCTTTTCGATCTTTCCGATAAATCGTATCTCGGAGATTATCCCGATCTGGCGCTTTTGGTTTCTTCTTCCGTTCGTAAGAATCTTTCCTTAAGTCCTACGATCGCCCTTTCGAACGTTTTGGAATCCGCCCGCGCCAATCCCGCTTCTTTCGATTTAAACCCGGAAGCTTATACGGGGATTCTTCCTTTTACGGAATCGACTTTTCTTAAGATCAAGGATTCTTCGAAGAACGGAATCAAACCCAGATTCTTAGTTTACGGTTCTCTAAAATACGAAAATCATTCTTTGAACATCGACTGGACGATCAAGGATTCGAAATACGAAAAGATTCTTGCGACGTTCCGCGTTTTTGCAAAGGGAAGAGATTTTATTCCGGAAGCGTCCGCAAGATCCGTTGCGAAAATTTTGGCCGCGATTCCTCCGTCCGGTAGCGTTTTAAAAGTCAAAGACGAGGACATCATCGTCAACGCGGGAACTCTCGACGGTTTAAAAAAAGGAAGTAAGATCCAGATCTACAACACTTCCGGCAAATCCGGCGAGGCCACGATCGAAGAAACGGATTATTTTCTCTCGAGGGCCGTTCCCGACAACGGAATCAACGGCTTAAAAACGATCTCCGAAGGGGATCGGGTCATCTGGAAACGTTAG
- a CDS encoding tetratricopeptide repeat protein, with product MGSASDRFFFSGGTRESADLWKVRSFPVFFPILFCILFGQTLSARELVYAFREPGKPEKEKMILIGETVLYDKVKPIEEEGKNKNLDIGVDTRADLVTIKINYDPGLRVGQILYLIEKDFDHKNYKNGNIVAQIEIKSIFQTSFIGKRARGIGNLGLVKDRNLMVAAPLVSEKIESAIVERKKGDYHLSRNEIAESIRSYKHTISLDPSSPMGHYRLGLLYKKTGEAYVSAGAEFSMAWKNRKRFGNSQEELEFYTEYIDYLNHKYETEGFKNAAILSKTMEVIQEAFKLTKSDSELLIRSALTYYYLYREESKSGKTPSGASTNRKRSDTYYEIAEKLTKNADKLDPSDYRIHLLACKLYLDKIGELTSESGQTGLGESEEVGILKGKFAEAFEKYKTFKPASIPGDPYVLKPIQ from the coding sequence ATCGGAAGCGCATCGGATCGATTCTTTTTTTCGGGCGGGACTCGCGAATCGGCCGATCTTTGGAAGGTGAGATCCTTTCCAGTTTTCTTTCCGATTCTTTTCTGCATCCTATTCGGACAAACGTTAAGCGCGCGCGAACTCGTGTACGCGTTCAGAGAACCGGGCAAACCCGAAAAGGAAAAGATGATTCTGATCGGAGAAACGGTTCTTTACGATAAGGTAAAACCGATCGAAGAAGAAGGAAAGAATAAGAATCTCGATATCGGAGTCGATACGAGAGCGGACTTGGTCACGATCAAGATCAACTACGATCCGGGTCTGCGAGTCGGACAGATCTTATATCTCATCGAAAAAGATTTCGATCATAAGAATTACAAAAACGGAAACATAGTCGCGCAGATCGAAATCAAATCGATCTTTCAAACTTCCTTTATCGGAAAACGCGCGAGAGGAATCGGAAACCTCGGACTCGTAAAAGATAGAAACCTAATGGTCGCGGCTCCTCTCGTTTCCGAAAAAATCGAATCGGCGATCGTGGAAAGAAAGAAAGGAGATTATCATCTTTCCAGAAACGAAATCGCGGAATCCATCCGCTCTTACAAACATACGATCAGCTTGGATCCGTCTTCTCCGATGGGTCATTATCGTTTGGGACTTCTGTATAAAAAAACGGGAGAAGCTTACGTTTCCGCCGGAGCGGAATTTTCCATGGCGTGGAAGAATCGAAAACGATTCGGAAACTCCCAGGAAGAACTCGAATTTTACACCGAGTATATCGATTACTTAAATCATAAATACGAAACCGAAGGTTTTAAGAACGCCGCGATTCTTTCTAAAACGATGGAAGTCATTCAAGAAGCGTTTAAACTCACCAAATCGGATTCGGAACTTCTAATACGTTCCGCGTTGACCTATTATTATCTTTACAGGGAAGAATCCAAATCCGGTAAAACTCCTTCGGGCGCTTCCACAAACCGCAAACGGTCGGATACGTATTACGAAATCGCCGAAAAACTTACGAAGAATGCGGACAAACTCGATCCTTCGGATTATAGAATTCATCTTTTGGCATGTAAGTTGTATCTCGATAAGATCGGAGAACTCACTTCGGAAAGCGGTCAGACAGGTTTAGGAGAATCCGAAGAAGTCGGTATTTTAAAAGGCAAGTTCGCGGAAGCATTCGAAAAGTATAAAACGTTTAAACCCGCTTCGATTCCCGGAGATCCATACGTTTTAAAACCGATCCAGTAG
- the mtnC gene encoding acireductone synthase: MNIRSFEFYLFDIEGTTTPIEFVHKILFPYSIEKFETFFKTNSLEREWIDKLLEEGKSDSSYSGKLSDSPQDLSAFCKYLVSQDRKSGPLKEIQGRIWKTGYESGELKSSMFKDVSEFLKRIDAAKKRAAVYSSGSVQAQKLIFEYSDAGNLTGYFSAYFDTAVGAKRESYSYEKIAEQLGVAPEKILFFTDIKEEADAAKNAKLDAYVLERPGNHPQPQHSHVRISSFEGLNP; this comes from the coding sequence TTGAACATTCGCTCTTTCGAATTTTATCTGTTCGACATCGAGGGAACGACCACGCCCATCGAGTTCGTTCATAAGATTCTTTTTCCGTATTCGATCGAAAAGTTCGAAACGTTTTTCAAAACGAATTCACTCGAAAGAGAATGGATCGACAAGTTGCTCGAAGAGGGAAAATCCGATTCGAGTTATTCGGGAAAACTTTCGGATTCTCCCCAGGACTTGAGCGCGTTTTGTAAATATCTTGTTTCCCAGGATAGAAAGAGCGGTCCTCTCAAAGAGATTCAGGGAAGAATTTGGAAAACCGGTTACGAAAGCGGAGAACTGAAAAGCTCCATGTTCAAAGACGTTTCCGAATTTTTAAAAAGAATCGACGCCGCGAAAAAACGCGCGGCCGTTTATTCTTCCGGAAGTGTTCAAGCTCAAAAATTAATTTTTGAATACTCCGATGCGGGAAATCTCACCGGATATTTTTCCGCTTACTTCGACACCGCGGTCGGCGCCAAAAGAGAATCCTACAGTTACGAAAAGATCGCGGAACAACTCGGGGTCGCTCCCGAAAAGATTCTGTTCTTTACGGACATCAAAGAGGAAGCGGATGCGGCAAAGAATGCGAAACTCGACGCATACGTTTTGGAGCGACCGGGAAATCATCCGCAACCGCAACATTCTCACGTGAGAATCTCCTCGTTCGAAGGTTTAAATCCTTAA
- a CDS encoding NHL repeat-containing protein: MIRLNQFPIILIFLFITLSLNSDGLPNFSIQEKEARTQFVRGFSYFNNSQYSSSRENFLKALSIKNDFTLARLLLSNSYYLSGDWPESMSELEQIEGTTGLNQIQKARLDALRINLAGGSQDSAVRYYSAILGDDLRRFRFRNPSDVAIDDDGFLYVLSFDTANIVKFDPNGNPVDNFRGSLGRNLSGPLFFSLRGNSIFVSDFKADKIYEFNTRGEYRNRFGISGKGNGEFHGPTGIFLTKNGYLYISDSGNNRIQKLKTDGTFVQEIGVGILRNPSGLKVNSKGEIYVADRGNSRIAVFDSEGNFLREITNPNTLSSPRNLTIRKNEIYISDEKSGLIIYNTLDNTWRLLDSFRDSKNVVRKLNQPFSSAFDYTGTQFIADFNRHRVEIFSPSNQLSSNMDLVVEKVLNREYPDISVFLRVRDRSGRDIKAIPRNSFRVYEYGNLSPLIGLADMQQFNNRVSVSLVYENTPEVKAAYPVFEKSLKPLLTSLRQYDGIEVLRSGSELIKASDFTYSMHEIFRILRTSPNDTTSKTGKAIYRGMSDLLDRLGPRIALVLVSGNSYSDSFTQISPEKIIRYSKAHSIPVYFLSLSDTGPAVETYKTIAASTGGKFILVPGEGLEKNLYDSFLGHKDRRYIVSFKSRVDADKKEFYIPLVVEANFRNTSGKAETGFFTK, from the coding sequence ATGATCCGTCTGAATCAATTTCCTATCATCTTAATTTTCCTTTTTATTACCTTATCATTGAATTCCGACGGGCTTCCTAATTTCTCTATACAGGAAAAGGAAGCAAGAACCCAATTCGTAAGAGGCTTCTCGTATTTTAATAACTCACAGTATTCTTCCTCGCGAGAGAACTTTCTTAAGGCCCTTTCAATAAAGAACGATTTTACCTTAGCACGCTTACTTCTCTCTAACTCGTATTATCTTTCCGGTGACTGGCCCGAAAGTATGTCGGAATTAGAACAAATAGAAGGAACCACTGGGCTTAACCAAATTCAGAAAGCAAGATTGGACGCGCTTAGAATCAATCTTGCTGGTGGCAGTCAAGATTCTGCCGTTCGCTACTACTCCGCAATTTTGGGAGACGATCTGAGACGCTTCCGTTTTCGCAATCCATCGGATGTCGCCATAGATGATGACGGATTTCTTTATGTTTTATCCTTCGACACAGCGAACATCGTGAAATTTGACCCAAATGGAAACCCAGTAGATAACTTTAGAGGCTCATTAGGTCGGAATTTATCAGGCCCTCTATTCTTCTCATTGAGAGGGAATTCCATATTCGTTTCGGATTTTAAAGCGGATAAAATCTACGAATTCAATACCAGAGGTGAATATCGAAACCGATTCGGCATTTCTGGTAAAGGGAATGGGGAATTCCATGGACCTACGGGAATATTCCTTACAAAGAATGGTTATCTTTATATTTCCGATTCCGGAAACAATCGAATTCAAAAATTAAAAACGGACGGAACCTTCGTTCAGGAAATCGGTGTCGGAATTCTACGCAATCCATCCGGATTAAAAGTAAATTCCAAAGGAGAAATTTACGTAGCCGATCGTGGAAATTCCAGAATCGCCGTATTCGACTCGGAAGGAAACTTTCTCAGGGAAATCACAAACCCAAACACCCTCTCCTCTCCACGAAATCTTACGATTCGAAAAAACGAAATCTATATCTCGGACGAAAAGTCGGGACTCATCATTTACAACACTCTCGACAATACCTGGAGATTACTAGATTCTTTCCGGGATTCCAAGAATGTAGTTCGAAAGCTCAACCAACCGTTCTCATCTGCGTTCGATTATACGGGAACTCAATTCATCGCAGACTTCAATCGCCACCGAGTAGAGATTTTCAGTCCTTCCAATCAGTTGTCTTCCAACATGGATCTCGTCGTGGAAAAGGTCCTGAATAGGGAGTATCCCGACATTTCCGTTTTTCTAAGAGTAAGAGACAGATCTGGGCGCGACATCAAAGCGATACCGAGGAACTCCTTTCGAGTTTATGAATATGGGAACCTATCCCCTCTGATCGGCCTCGCCGATATGCAACAGTTCAACAATCGGGTCTCAGTATCTCTCGTTTATGAGAATACACCCGAAGTGAAAGCGGCCTATCCAGTCTTTGAAAAGTCCTTAAAACCCCTTTTGACATCCCTCAGACAATACGACGGGATCGAAGTTCTTCGGTCAGGGTCGGAACTCATCAAAGCATCGGACTTCACCTATTCCATGCACGAGATTTTTAGAATCTTAAGAACGTCGCCAAACGACACTACCTCGAAAACGGGCAAAGCCATCTACCGAGGAATGTCGGATCTACTCGACCGTCTTGGCCCGAGAATCGCCCTGGTTTTGGTCTCGGGAAATTCCTATTCGGATTCGTTCACCCAAATTTCTCCGGAAAAGATCATCCGATATTCCAAAGCGCATTCGATACCGGTATACTTTCTTTCGCTATCGGATACGGGACCCGCGGTGGAAACGTATAAAACGATCGCGGCTTCAACGGGAGGAAAGTTTATCCTCGTTCCGGGAGAAGGCTTGGAAAAGAATCTTTACGATTCCTTCTTAGGACATAAGGACAGACGTTATATCGTATCTTTCAAAAGCAGAGTGGACGCGGACAAAAAGGAATTTTACATTCCTTTAGTCGTGGAGGCTAACTTCAGAAACACCTCGGGTAAGGCCGAAACGGGATTCTTTACGAAATGA